The Henckelia pumila isolate YLH828 chromosome 2, ASM3356847v2, whole genome shotgun sequence genome includes a window with the following:
- the LOC140880417 gene encoding uncharacterized protein isoform X1, which produces MESSGGADDQGSGWMQVKKKHRSSSKFIQNSGGPAGKQSFCNSSNRLLLGERFKNSNTITQHSNRSEDYGVHDVSKALNSSSIFAKDEAVDLYLDKRVVNQDNEVLDSCDLAAADVQHASYKLVVNQDHISKNGVLPRIKWGDLDEGTLVNYGRTSGSGVEFGGVENHNLASVKAGNSGESLSYVGSCDPEGRKFIRAATDAVQDPKKPHSLFERTISIEENCKELSEMTSEDVKEQITCEKIVGPSTPMSCVDIESKHIKQENDSMCYPSENDILRSASEEVEMIETAKVTSKTGCSFVSSSLGIEETTPTSEVLVPEIIEPEIPGQSTLTASVEEFREQKQQENGEDLLDTQNTDATGESKERFRERLWGFLFENLNRAVDELYLLCELECDLDQMREASLVLDEAASDFRELNFRVEKFEKLKRSPCHGTDGAPSTLQSDHRRPHALSWEVRRMTTSPRRAEILSSSLEAFRKIQQDRTSERGNHGKKLGSEGHGRDFRSSNILDKHAQKGDSKGFAVKARTGDPVISQASTKEKRNLDSGKPGSMASKTTLKEVYASGIKGKSNREPHGIVFEAEKLLHKKEKELVEHTAEKKPRSANIPRGDTPTERDGNKRSGCSGKSLDAWKEKRNWEDLLSSPHIVSSRFSYSPGMGRKSAERVRVLHDKLMSPEKKKKSVLDLKKEAEEKHARATRIRTQLENERVQKLQRTSEKLNRVNEWQTVRSNKLRESMFARHQRTESRHEAYLAQVVRRAGDESSKVNEVRFITSLNEENKKHMLRKKLQDSELRRAEKVQVMKTKQKEDMAREEAVLERRRLIEAEKLQRLAETQRRKEEAQVRREEERKASSAAREAKTMEQMRRKEVRAKAQQEEAELLAQKLAERLSESEQRRKFYLEQIRERASMDFRDQSSPLLRRFTGKEGQALGRSIPHGNGEDSQENNGIRADSITLTNEASQHSLKRRIKRIRQRLMSMKHEFPEPSSGLESSGIAYRTTIGTARLKIGKWLQDLQKLRQERKDGAPSFGLITAEMIKFLEGRDPELQASRQAGLLDFIASALPASHTSKPEACQVTIFLLRLLRVVLATPANKCYFLVQNLLPPIIPMLAAALESYIKMAASLSIPGSTNFVPSKTSIGNMELISEVTDGFLWTVAAIIGFTSGTELQLQMQDGLVELVIAYQIIHRLRDLFALYDRPQVEGSPFPSSILLSINLLIVLTSKFRETSSIDWESFPSDAMDGHNIRQTKIYGRADLGFNLSHFSVDNMPSLRSSSTICNLPDLPEGKPLDETSTFKGTAVTILVDNNDSHNVRHISSKIESSGAVNEPLKIPTDVKCEYTVAQTDGNNSTSNSTDKNNLSGSVSKHPAIFLLSAISETGLVCLPSMLTAVLLQANNRLSTEQSSYVLPSNFEEVATGILKVLNNLALIDVTFIQKMLARPDLKMEFFHLMSFFLAHCTNNWGAATDKIGSLLMESLSLLGYFALFHPENQAVLRWGKSPTILHKVCDLPFVFFSNPELMPVLAGTLVAASYGCEQNKGVIQQELSVDMLLPLLESCRTNSTTVSFQNNDESGELNRTGSETKDVHQKSNRSHLKSTRVLSQRGSSGSMTRMVRGRNQKDSKAIKLSEELQHRGNGQSTSDASTLMLHCRFPVSFIDKAEQFFTMEITSSGESV; this is translated from the exons ATGGAGAGCAGCGGGGGAGCCGATGATCAAGGTTCTGGGTGGATGCAAGTTAAAAAG AAACACAGAAGCAGTTCCAAGTTCATACAGAATTCTGGAGGACCCGCTGGAAAACAGAGTTTTTGCAATTCTAGCAATCGGCTGCTATTGGGTGAAAGATTCAAGAATAGCAATACTATTACCCAGCATTCCAATAGAAGTGAAGATTACGGTGTGCATGATGTCAGCAAAGCTTTGAATTCTTCTTCAATCTTTGCTAAGGATGAAGCAGTTGATCTTTACCTTGATAAACGAGTTGTTAATCAAGATAATGAAGTTTTAGATTCATGTGATTTGGCAGCTGCAGATGTTCAACACGCTAGTTACAAATTAGTAGTAAATCAGGATCATATTTCTAAAAATGGTGTCCTTCCAAGAATTAAGTGGGGTGACTTGGATGAGGGAACTCTAGTAAATTATGGGAGAACTTCTGGATCTGGAGTTGAGTTTGGGGGAGTTGAAAATCACAATCTGGCTTCTGTGAAGGCTGGGAATTCTGGTGAATCTCTTTCATATGTTGGATCATGTGATCCTGAGGGGAGAAAATTCATCCGAGCGGCAACCGATGCAGTTCAGGATCCTAAAAAGCCCCACTCCTTGTTTGAAAGGACTATATCCATCGAAGAGAACTGTAAAGAGCTAAGTGAAATGACTTCAGAAGATGTGAAAGAGCAAATTACTTGTGAGAAAATAGTTGGTCCAAGCACACCTATGTCATGTGTTGACATAGAGTCTAAACATATTAAGCAGGAGAATGATAGCATGTGCTATCCATCTGAGAATGATATTTTACGGTCTGCCAGTGAAGAAGTGGAGATGATAGAAACTGCTAAGGTTACGTCGAAAACTGGTTGTTCTTTCGTTTCTTCTTCTTTAGGCATTGAGGAAACTACACCTACTTCCGAGGTACTGGTACCTGAGATTATTGAACCTGAGATTCCAGGGCAATCGACACTGACAGCTTCGGTTGAGGAGTTCAGAGAACAAAAACAGCAAGAGAATGGTGAGGATTTACTGGATACCCAGAATACAGATGCCACAGGTGAGAGCAAAGAAAGATTCAGAGAACGCCTTTGGGGATTTCTCTTTGAAAACCTCAATCGGGCTGTGGATGAACTCTATCTTCTCTGTGAACTAGAGTGTGATCTTGATCAAATGAGAGAGGCTAGTCTTGTCCTTGATGAAGCTGCGTCAGATTTTAGAGAACTTAATTTTAGAGTTGAAAAGTTTGAGAAATTGAAAAGGTCACCATGTCATGGAACTGATGGGGCACCATCTACATTGCAGTCTGATCATCGCAGACCACATGCTCTTTCATGGGAG GTCCGCCGGATGACAACTTCGCCACGGAGAGCTGAAATCCTTTCATCATCTCTTGAGGCGTTTAGGAAAATTCAACAAGATCGGACAAGTGAAAGAGGTAACCATGGCAAGAAACTAGGGTCTGAGGGTCATGGTCGCGACTTTAGATCCAGCAACATTTTGGATAAGCATGCTCAGAAAGGTGATTCTAAAGGATTCGCTGTGAAAGCAAGGACTGGAGATCCAGTAATCTCTCAGGCCTCAACCAAGGAAAAAAGAAATCTCGACTCTGGTAAACCAGGTTCGATGGCATCCAAAACAACTTTGAAAGAGGTATATGCTTCTGGCATCAAAGGTAAAAGCAATCGTGAACCACATGGAATTGTATTTGAAGCAGAGAAACTACTTCATAAGAAAGAGAAAGAGCTAGTAGAGCATACAGCTGAGAAGAAACCTAGATCAGCGAATATCCCTAGAGGAGATACTCCCACGGAAAGAGATGGGAACAAGAGAAGTGGATGCTCAGGAAAATCCTTGGATGCTTGGAAAGAGAAGAGGAATTGGGAGGACTTACTTTCATCTCCACATATTGTATCTTCTCGTTTCTCTTATTCACCAGGCATGGGAAGGAAAAGTGCCGAGCGAGTGCGTGTTTTGCACGATAAACTTATGTCCCCGGAGAAGAAAAAGAAATCCGTCCTTGATCTTAAAAAAGAAGCTGAAGAAAAACATGCTCGAGCCACAAGAATCAGAACTCAACTTGAGAACGAGAGAGTTCAAAAGCTTCAACGAACCTCAGAGAAACTGAATCGTGTGAATGAATGGCAAACTGTTCGAAGCAATAAATTACGAGAGTCGATGTTTGCTCGTCATCAGCGCACTGAATCCAGGCATGAAGCTTATTTGGCCCAAGTTGTTAGAAGAGCTGGTGATGAAAGCAGTAAAGTTAATGAGGTACGCTTCATCACCTCGCTGAATGAAGAGAATAAAAAACATATGTTGCGGAAAAAGCTTCAGGATTCTGAGTTGAGGAGAGCAGAGAAAGTTCAAGTAATGAAAACTAAGCAGAAAGAGGACATGGCCAGGGAAGAAGCTGTTTTGGAACGTAGGAGGCTCATTGAAGCGGAGAAGTTGCAGCGCCTTGCAGAGACTCAGCGCAGAAAGGAAGAGGCACAGGTGAGAAGGGAAGAAGAACGGAAAGCTTCAAGTGCTGCTCGTGAAGCCAAGACTATGGAACAGATGAGGAGAAAGGAGGTTCGAGCCAAAGCCCAACAGGAAGAAGCTGAACTCCTGGCTCAGAAATTAGCTGAAAGACTTAGCGAAAGTGAGCAGCGACGAAAGTTTTATCTAGAACAAATACGGGAAAGGGCATCAATGGATTTTAGGGATCAATCTTCACCTTTATTGCGGCGCTTTACAGGTAAAGAAGGCCAAGCCCTAGGTAGATCAATTCCACATGGTAATGGAGAAGATAGTCAGGAAAACAATGGTATCCGTGCAGACTCTATTACTTTGACCAATGAGGCTTCACAACATTCACTGAAGCGAAGAATCAAAAGAATCCGACAAAGACTCATGTCAATGAAACATGAATTTCCAGAGCCTTCATCTGGACTTGAAAGTTCTGGAATTGCATATCGAACTACCATAGGAACTGCAAGGTTAAAAATTGGCAAGTGGCTTCAGGATTTGCAAAAACTTCGCCAAGAAAGAAAAGATGGCGCTCCTAGTTTTGGACTGATAACTGCTGAAATGATCAAG TTCTTGGAGGGGAGGGATCCTGAGTTGCAGGCTTCTCGCCAAGCTGGTCTGCTTGATTTTATTGCTTCAGCACTACCAGCTTCTCACACATCAAAACCTGAAGCCTGCCAGGTGACGATTTTCCTGTTAAGGCTTCTTAGGGTAGTCCTAGCAACACCCGCAAACAAATGCTATTTTCTTGTGCAAAATCTGTTGCCTCCAATTATCCCAATGTTGGCGGCAGCTCTTGAGAGCTATATCAAGATGGCAGCATCATTAAGTATTCCTGGTTCAACTAATTTTGTCCCAAGTAAAACCTCAATTGGAAATATGGAGTTGATTTCTGAAGTTACCGATGGTTTTCTATGGACGGTTGCGGCAATTATTGGTTTCACCAGTGGTACTGAGCTCCAACTTCAGATGCAGGATGGCTTGGTAGAACTTGTTATTGCATATCAAATTATTCACCGGCTACGGGACCTGTTTGCACTTTATGACAGGCCACAGGTGGAAGGTTCTCCTTTTCCGTCGTCTATTCTCCTAAGCATAAATTTATTGATTGTGCTGACTTCCAAATTCAGAGAAACATCTTCAATAGACTGGGAATCTTTTCCTAGTGATGCGATGGACGGGCATAATATCAGACAGACAAAAATTTATGGACGCGCTGATTTGGGATTCAATTTATCACACTTTAGTGTAGATAACATGCCCTCTTTGAGGTCAAGTAGTACCATATGTAATTTGCCAGATTTGCCAGAGGGCAAACCATTAGATGAAACTTCCACTTTCAAAGGAACAGCTGTTACTATACTTGTTGACAACAATGATTCACACAATGTAAGGCATATTTCTTCCAAAATCGAGAGTTCAGGTGCCGTGAATGAGCCATTGAAAATTCCAACAGATGTTAAATGTGAGTATACAGTTGCTCAGACGGATGGGAATAACTCCACAAGTAATAGTACAGACAAAAACAATTTGAGTGGTTCCGTTTCAAAACATCCAGCAATTTTTCTTCTTTCAGCAATTTCTGAAACTGGCTTAGTGTGTCTTCCTTCCATGCTGACTGCTGTGCTATTGCAAGCCAATAACCGGTTGTCTACTGAACAG AGTTCATATGTTCTTCCATCTAATTTTGAGGAAGTGGCGACTGGTATTCTGAAGGTGTTGAACAATCTGGCTTTGATAGATGTAACGTTCATCCAGAAAATGCTG GCACGCCCAGACCTGAAAATGGAGTTCTTTCACTTGATGAGTTTTTTTCTTGCTCATTGTACAAACAACTGGGGAGCAGCAACCGATAAG ATCGGTTCTCTCTTGATGGAATCTTTGTCACTTCTTGGCTACTTTGCACTTTTTCACCCCGAGAATCAAGCGGTGCTTCGCTGGGGAAAGAGCCCTACCATCCTTCACAAG GTGTGCGATCTTCCTTTCGTGTTCTTCAGCAATCCTGAATTGATGCCCGTTTTAGCTGGCACGTTAGTGGCTGCATCATACGGATGTGAGCAAAACAAGGGTGTCATTCAACAAGAACTCAGCGTGGACATGCTCCTTCCATTGCTTGAATCGTGCAGAACCAATTCGACCACAGTTTCTTTCCAGAACAATGACGAGTCTGGAGAATTGAATCGTACAGGTTCTGAAACAAAAGACGTGCATCAAAAATCAAACAGAAGCCATCTAAAAAGCACCCGTGTCCTTTCTCAGAGAGGCAGTTCTGGTAGCATGACAAGAATGGTTCGTGGGCGAAACCAAAAAGACAGTAAAGCGATCAAGCTTAGTGAAGAATTGCAGCATCGGGGGAATGGTCAGTCTACTAGTGATGCATCAACATTGATGCTGCACTGTAGATTTCCTGTAAGCTTTATTGACAAAGCAGAACAGTTCTTCACCATGGAGATTACAAGTAGTGGCGAATCCGTCTAA
- the LOC140880417 gene encoding uncharacterized protein isoform X2: MESSGGADDQGSGWMQVKKKHRSSSKFIQNSGGPAGKQSFCNSSNRLLLGERFKNSNTITQHSNRSEDYGVHDVSKALNSSSIFAKDEAVDLYLDKRVVNQDNEVLDSCDLAAADVQHASYKLVVNQDHISKNGVLPRIKWGDLDEGTLVNYGRTSGSGVEFGGVENHNLASVKAGNSGESLSYVGSCDPEGRKFIRAATDAVQDPKKPHSLFERTISIEENCKELSEMTSEDVKEQITCEKIVGPSTPMSCVDIESKHIKQENDSMCYPSENDILRSASEEVEMIETAKVTSKTGCSFVSSSLGIEETTPTSEVLVPEIIEPEIPGQSTLTASVEEFREQKQQENGEDLLDTQNTDATGESKERFRERLWGFLFENLNRAVDELYLLCELECDLDQMREASLVLDEAASDFRELNFRVEKFEKLKRSPCHGTDGAPSTLQSDHRRPHALSWEVRRMTTSPRRAEILSSSLEAFRKIQQDRTSERGNHGKKLGSEGHGRDFRSSNILDKHAQKGDSKGFAVKARTGDPVISQASTKEKRNLDSGKPGSMASKTTLKEVYASGIKGKSNREPHGIVFEAEKLLHKKEKELVEHTAEKKPRSANIPRGDTPTERDGNKRSGCSGKSLDAWKEKRNWEDLLSSPHIVSSRFSYSPGMGRKSAERVRVLHDKLMSPEKKKKSVLDLKKEAEEKHARATRIRTQLENERVQKLQRTSEKLNRVNEWQTVRSNKLRESMFARHQRTESRHEAYLAQVVRRAGDESSKVNEVRFITSLNEENKKHMLRKKLQDSELRRAEKVQVMKTKQKEDMAREEAVLERRRLIEAEKLQRLAETQRRKEEAQVRREEERKASSAAREAKTMEQMRRKEVRAKAQQEEAELLAQKLAERLSESEQRRKFYLEQIRERASMDFRDQSSPLLRRFTGKEGQALGRSIPHGNGEDSQENNGIRADSITLTNEASQHSLKRRIKRIRQRLMSMKHEFPEPSSGLESSGIAYRTTIGTARLKIGKWLQDLQKLRQERKDGAPSFGLITAEMIKFLEGRDPELQASRQAGLLDFIASALPASHTSKPEACQVTIFLLRLLRVVLATPANKCYFLVQNLLPPIIPMLAAALESYIKMAASLSIPGSTNFVPSKTSIGNMELISEVTDGFLWTVAAIIGFTSGTELQLQMQDGLVELVIAYQIIHRLRDLFALYDRPQVEGSPFPSSILLSINLLIVLTSKFRETSSIDWESFPSDAMDGHNIRQTKIYGRADLGFNLSHFSVDNMPSLRSSSTICNLPDLPEGKPLDETSTFKGTAVTILVDNNDSHNVRHISSKIESSGAVNEPLKIPTDVKCEYTVAQTDGNNSTSNSTDKNNLSGSVSKHPAIFLLSAISETGLVCLPSMLTAVLLQANNRLSTEQSSYVLPSNFEEVATGILKVLNNLALIDVTFIQKMLARPDLKMEFFHLMSFFLAHCTNNWGAATDKFQILIMPLA; this comes from the exons ATGGAGAGCAGCGGGGGAGCCGATGATCAAGGTTCTGGGTGGATGCAAGTTAAAAAG AAACACAGAAGCAGTTCCAAGTTCATACAGAATTCTGGAGGACCCGCTGGAAAACAGAGTTTTTGCAATTCTAGCAATCGGCTGCTATTGGGTGAAAGATTCAAGAATAGCAATACTATTACCCAGCATTCCAATAGAAGTGAAGATTACGGTGTGCATGATGTCAGCAAAGCTTTGAATTCTTCTTCAATCTTTGCTAAGGATGAAGCAGTTGATCTTTACCTTGATAAACGAGTTGTTAATCAAGATAATGAAGTTTTAGATTCATGTGATTTGGCAGCTGCAGATGTTCAACACGCTAGTTACAAATTAGTAGTAAATCAGGATCATATTTCTAAAAATGGTGTCCTTCCAAGAATTAAGTGGGGTGACTTGGATGAGGGAACTCTAGTAAATTATGGGAGAACTTCTGGATCTGGAGTTGAGTTTGGGGGAGTTGAAAATCACAATCTGGCTTCTGTGAAGGCTGGGAATTCTGGTGAATCTCTTTCATATGTTGGATCATGTGATCCTGAGGGGAGAAAATTCATCCGAGCGGCAACCGATGCAGTTCAGGATCCTAAAAAGCCCCACTCCTTGTTTGAAAGGACTATATCCATCGAAGAGAACTGTAAAGAGCTAAGTGAAATGACTTCAGAAGATGTGAAAGAGCAAATTACTTGTGAGAAAATAGTTGGTCCAAGCACACCTATGTCATGTGTTGACATAGAGTCTAAACATATTAAGCAGGAGAATGATAGCATGTGCTATCCATCTGAGAATGATATTTTACGGTCTGCCAGTGAAGAAGTGGAGATGATAGAAACTGCTAAGGTTACGTCGAAAACTGGTTGTTCTTTCGTTTCTTCTTCTTTAGGCATTGAGGAAACTACACCTACTTCCGAGGTACTGGTACCTGAGATTATTGAACCTGAGATTCCAGGGCAATCGACACTGACAGCTTCGGTTGAGGAGTTCAGAGAACAAAAACAGCAAGAGAATGGTGAGGATTTACTGGATACCCAGAATACAGATGCCACAGGTGAGAGCAAAGAAAGATTCAGAGAACGCCTTTGGGGATTTCTCTTTGAAAACCTCAATCGGGCTGTGGATGAACTCTATCTTCTCTGTGAACTAGAGTGTGATCTTGATCAAATGAGAGAGGCTAGTCTTGTCCTTGATGAAGCTGCGTCAGATTTTAGAGAACTTAATTTTAGAGTTGAAAAGTTTGAGAAATTGAAAAGGTCACCATGTCATGGAACTGATGGGGCACCATCTACATTGCAGTCTGATCATCGCAGACCACATGCTCTTTCATGGGAG GTCCGCCGGATGACAACTTCGCCACGGAGAGCTGAAATCCTTTCATCATCTCTTGAGGCGTTTAGGAAAATTCAACAAGATCGGACAAGTGAAAGAGGTAACCATGGCAAGAAACTAGGGTCTGAGGGTCATGGTCGCGACTTTAGATCCAGCAACATTTTGGATAAGCATGCTCAGAAAGGTGATTCTAAAGGATTCGCTGTGAAAGCAAGGACTGGAGATCCAGTAATCTCTCAGGCCTCAACCAAGGAAAAAAGAAATCTCGACTCTGGTAAACCAGGTTCGATGGCATCCAAAACAACTTTGAAAGAGGTATATGCTTCTGGCATCAAAGGTAAAAGCAATCGTGAACCACATGGAATTGTATTTGAAGCAGAGAAACTACTTCATAAGAAAGAGAAAGAGCTAGTAGAGCATACAGCTGAGAAGAAACCTAGATCAGCGAATATCCCTAGAGGAGATACTCCCACGGAAAGAGATGGGAACAAGAGAAGTGGATGCTCAGGAAAATCCTTGGATGCTTGGAAAGAGAAGAGGAATTGGGAGGACTTACTTTCATCTCCACATATTGTATCTTCTCGTTTCTCTTATTCACCAGGCATGGGAAGGAAAAGTGCCGAGCGAGTGCGTGTTTTGCACGATAAACTTATGTCCCCGGAGAAGAAAAAGAAATCCGTCCTTGATCTTAAAAAAGAAGCTGAAGAAAAACATGCTCGAGCCACAAGAATCAGAACTCAACTTGAGAACGAGAGAGTTCAAAAGCTTCAACGAACCTCAGAGAAACTGAATCGTGTGAATGAATGGCAAACTGTTCGAAGCAATAAATTACGAGAGTCGATGTTTGCTCGTCATCAGCGCACTGAATCCAGGCATGAAGCTTATTTGGCCCAAGTTGTTAGAAGAGCTGGTGATGAAAGCAGTAAAGTTAATGAGGTACGCTTCATCACCTCGCTGAATGAAGAGAATAAAAAACATATGTTGCGGAAAAAGCTTCAGGATTCTGAGTTGAGGAGAGCAGAGAAAGTTCAAGTAATGAAAACTAAGCAGAAAGAGGACATGGCCAGGGAAGAAGCTGTTTTGGAACGTAGGAGGCTCATTGAAGCGGAGAAGTTGCAGCGCCTTGCAGAGACTCAGCGCAGAAAGGAAGAGGCACAGGTGAGAAGGGAAGAAGAACGGAAAGCTTCAAGTGCTGCTCGTGAAGCCAAGACTATGGAACAGATGAGGAGAAAGGAGGTTCGAGCCAAAGCCCAACAGGAAGAAGCTGAACTCCTGGCTCAGAAATTAGCTGAAAGACTTAGCGAAAGTGAGCAGCGACGAAAGTTTTATCTAGAACAAATACGGGAAAGGGCATCAATGGATTTTAGGGATCAATCTTCACCTTTATTGCGGCGCTTTACAGGTAAAGAAGGCCAAGCCCTAGGTAGATCAATTCCACATGGTAATGGAGAAGATAGTCAGGAAAACAATGGTATCCGTGCAGACTCTATTACTTTGACCAATGAGGCTTCACAACATTCACTGAAGCGAAGAATCAAAAGAATCCGACAAAGACTCATGTCAATGAAACATGAATTTCCAGAGCCTTCATCTGGACTTGAAAGTTCTGGAATTGCATATCGAACTACCATAGGAACTGCAAGGTTAAAAATTGGCAAGTGGCTTCAGGATTTGCAAAAACTTCGCCAAGAAAGAAAAGATGGCGCTCCTAGTTTTGGACTGATAACTGCTGAAATGATCAAG TTCTTGGAGGGGAGGGATCCTGAGTTGCAGGCTTCTCGCCAAGCTGGTCTGCTTGATTTTATTGCTTCAGCACTACCAGCTTCTCACACATCAAAACCTGAAGCCTGCCAGGTGACGATTTTCCTGTTAAGGCTTCTTAGGGTAGTCCTAGCAACACCCGCAAACAAATGCTATTTTCTTGTGCAAAATCTGTTGCCTCCAATTATCCCAATGTTGGCGGCAGCTCTTGAGAGCTATATCAAGATGGCAGCATCATTAAGTATTCCTGGTTCAACTAATTTTGTCCCAAGTAAAACCTCAATTGGAAATATGGAGTTGATTTCTGAAGTTACCGATGGTTTTCTATGGACGGTTGCGGCAATTATTGGTTTCACCAGTGGTACTGAGCTCCAACTTCAGATGCAGGATGGCTTGGTAGAACTTGTTATTGCATATCAAATTATTCACCGGCTACGGGACCTGTTTGCACTTTATGACAGGCCACAGGTGGAAGGTTCTCCTTTTCCGTCGTCTATTCTCCTAAGCATAAATTTATTGATTGTGCTGACTTCCAAATTCAGAGAAACATCTTCAATAGACTGGGAATCTTTTCCTAGTGATGCGATGGACGGGCATAATATCAGACAGACAAAAATTTATGGACGCGCTGATTTGGGATTCAATTTATCACACTTTAGTGTAGATAACATGCCCTCTTTGAGGTCAAGTAGTACCATATGTAATTTGCCAGATTTGCCAGAGGGCAAACCATTAGATGAAACTTCCACTTTCAAAGGAACAGCTGTTACTATACTTGTTGACAACAATGATTCACACAATGTAAGGCATATTTCTTCCAAAATCGAGAGTTCAGGTGCCGTGAATGAGCCATTGAAAATTCCAACAGATGTTAAATGTGAGTATACAGTTGCTCAGACGGATGGGAATAACTCCACAAGTAATAGTACAGACAAAAACAATTTGAGTGGTTCCGTTTCAAAACATCCAGCAATTTTTCTTCTTTCAGCAATTTCTGAAACTGGCTTAGTGTGTCTTCCTTCCATGCTGACTGCTGTGCTATTGCAAGCCAATAACCGGTTGTCTACTGAACAG AGTTCATATGTTCTTCCATCTAATTTTGAGGAAGTGGCGACTGGTATTCTGAAGGTGTTGAACAATCTGGCTTTGATAGATGTAACGTTCATCCAGAAAATGCTG GCACGCCCAGACCTGAAAATGGAGTTCTTTCACTTGATGAGTTTTTTTCTTGCTCATTGTACAAACAACTGGGGAGCAGCAACCGATAAG TTCCAGATATTAATTATGCCGTTAGCATGA